In Mycobacterium stomatepiae, the following are encoded in one genomic region:
- a CDS encoding TauD/TfdA dioxygenase family protein, which translates to MVRPAAIALTVTKLGARIGARIDGVRLGGDLDPGVVDQLHAALLRHKVIFFRDQHHLDDERHFAFAKRLGAPIRVFGVNAIPGGPPGVSLVDSHRGKATRWHTDHTFTLTIPRASILRAVTLPSYGGSTLWASTAAAYASLPTPLKHLTENLWALHSGNRYDQLGHAEGVGTVLTPGGTPTPYHALHDTNMLSNQLQAAREEESTFRIEHPVVRVHPGTGERALLLGQWARGFIGLENYESQLLFEMLQRRITLPENTIRWDWQPGDVAIWDNYATQHRAVDDYDDEHRLMHRVALIGEVPVDIHGRRSRQLSGRTPESIADEQAR; encoded by the coding sequence ATGGTAAGGCCGGCGGCAATCGCGCTAACCGTCACCAAATTGGGCGCCCGCATTGGTGCGCGCATCGATGGAGTGCGACTCGGCGGCGATCTGGATCCGGGGGTGGTGGATCAACTCCACGCGGCGCTGCTGCGGCACAAGGTGATCTTCTTCCGCGATCAGCACCATCTCGACGACGAGCGGCATTTCGCCTTCGCCAAACGGCTGGGCGCACCGATCCGGGTGTTCGGCGTCAACGCGATTCCCGGCGGCCCACCCGGGGTGTCCCTGGTCGACTCGCACCGGGGTAAGGCAACTCGCTGGCACACCGATCACACGTTCACCCTCACCATCCCGAGGGCCTCGATTCTGCGGGCGGTGACGCTGCCCAGCTACGGCGGATCAACGCTGTGGGCATCCACTGCGGCGGCCTACGCGTCGTTGCCCACGCCGCTGAAACACCTCACCGAAAACCTGTGGGCCCTGCACAGCGGCAACCGGTATGACCAGCTCGGCCATGCGGAGGGGGTGGGCACCGTCCTGACCCCGGGTGGCACCCCCACCCCGTATCACGCGTTGCACGACACCAACATGCTGAGCAACCAGCTGCAGGCCGCGCGCGAAGAGGAATCCACATTCCGGATCGAACATCCGGTGGTGCGGGTACACCCCGGGACCGGCGAGCGTGCCCTGCTGCTCGGGCAGTGGGCGCGCGGGTTCATCGGTCTGGAAAACTACGAGTCGCAGCTTCTGTTCGAGATGTTGCAACGGCGTATTACCTTGCCGGAGAACACCATCCGATGGGATTGGCAGCCGGGCGACGTGGCGATCTGGGACAACTACGCCACCCAGCACCGCGCGGTCGACGACTACGACGACGAACACCGCCTGATGCACCGCGTCGCCTTGATCGGCGAGGTTCCGGTCGATATTCACGGTCGGCGCAGCCGGCAGCTCAGCGGCCGGACACCCGAATCGATTGCCGACGAGCAAGCCCGCTGA
- a CDS encoding FkbM family methyltransferase codes for MGLYWVTNRATNEVKNFPSELEWRRKFVSELKSRGVDVVLDIGANSGQYAGRLRAADFTGRVVSFEPLSAPFARLLRSAAKLQPWECRQCALGDFDGTISMNVAGNAGESSSILPMLQRHRDVFPRANYVGAEDVTVCRLDSVASAVLAPHEVPFLKIDVQGFEKRVIEGGIATVNDRCVGIELELSFERLYDGGMLIQEALDLMESLGFVLTGLVPGFMDIRAGQLLQADGVFFRCDD; via the coding sequence ATGGGTTTGTACTGGGTCACGAACCGGGCCACCAATGAGGTGAAGAACTTCCCTTCCGAATTGGAGTGGCGGCGCAAATTCGTGAGCGAACTCAAATCCCGTGGCGTCGACGTCGTCCTCGATATCGGCGCGAACTCAGGGCAGTACGCGGGCCGGCTGCGTGCGGCGGATTTCACTGGGCGCGTCGTTTCATTCGAGCCGCTCTCCGCGCCCTTCGCCCGCTTGCTGCGCAGCGCCGCGAAGCTCCAGCCCTGGGAATGCCGGCAGTGCGCGCTCGGCGATTTCGACGGAACGATCTCGATGAATGTCGCAGGCAACGCCGGGGAAAGCAGCTCCATCCTGCCGATGCTGCAACGACATCGCGACGTGTTCCCCCGGGCAAACTACGTCGGCGCTGAGGACGTCACCGTGTGCCGGCTCGACTCGGTCGCCTCGGCGGTCCTGGCGCCACACGAGGTGCCGTTTCTCAAAATAGACGTGCAGGGGTTCGAGAAGCGGGTGATCGAGGGCGGCATCGCGACCGTCAACGACCGTTGCGTCGGCATCGAATTGGAGCTGTCTTTCGAACGCCTGTATGACGGCGGAATGCTGATCCAAGAGGCGCTCGATCTGATGGAATCGTTGGGTTTCGTGCTGACCGGATTGGTGCCCGGTTTCATGGATATTCGCGCCGGCCAACTGCTGCAGGCCGATGGCGTGTTTTTCCGCTGTGACGACTGA
- the espB gene encoding EspB family ESX-1 secretion system-associated protein, with translation MTQAVNVEYQELMARADEIEAPLPALPQGNPQAPCNLSFVRDSAVQIAINADSLRLYIRACQREWSSLAKSLRNAAKAYEEADEGAAEDLNAINVDGTSGGSSAKVSSNDKVSLMCDPDYIPAPPPPFQYPYYEVRQAAADIESPDQGKAFRAFANDWNSYQLKFQQLAYRFRPFLNWEGDARASVESNFVQQKQWIFGMVAQCTTLAKQAQMVADAHNKIKPSGSYPGNSVQWGQDGEHPAPYEVSQCDYWYKWYVQNKSPYLYMAMDWYKNLQKRSETALSTYVSTAGIPLAPANPTAPFGAFVIPDPADVPDVPDIPDVSVPTDPSANMPMMPTMPTLPPGLGGTPQTPPTPDAQALMDKAMQKQGLAKGGAAGMKPASVGGMGGMPKMPLQGATGDGEASSRPAAAAAPGPATAGLGKGVPGAGGAGGGMGGMPMGGHGDKGGGKGKRIPGADEDALYTEERAWTEGVIGNRPRKGPAEKQ, from the coding sequence ATGACGCAGGCGGTCAATGTCGAATACCAAGAACTGATGGCGAGAGCCGACGAGATCGAGGCGCCGCTGCCCGCGCTGCCCCAGGGCAACCCCCAGGCGCCGTGCAACCTCTCGTTCGTCCGTGACTCGGCCGTGCAAATCGCGATCAACGCCGACTCGTTGCGGCTCTACATCCGTGCGTGCCAGCGGGAATGGAGTTCGCTGGCCAAGTCCCTGCGCAACGCTGCCAAGGCCTACGAGGAGGCCGACGAGGGCGCGGCCGAGGACCTGAACGCGATCAACGTGGACGGGACGTCGGGTGGCTCGTCGGCGAAGGTGTCCAGCAACGACAAGGTGTCGCTGATGTGCGACCCCGACTACATCCCGGCGCCGCCACCACCGTTCCAATACCCCTACTACGAGGTCAGACAGGCGGCGGCGGACATCGAATCGCCCGACCAGGGCAAGGCCTTCCGGGCATTCGCCAACGACTGGAACAGCTACCAGCTGAAGTTTCAGCAGCTCGCCTACCGGTTCCGTCCGTTCCTCAACTGGGAGGGTGACGCGAGAGCGTCCGTCGAGTCGAATTTCGTGCAACAGAAGCAGTGGATATTCGGCATGGTGGCCCAGTGCACCACGCTGGCCAAGCAGGCCCAAATGGTCGCTGACGCGCATAACAAGATCAAGCCATCCGGCAGTTACCCCGGCAATTCTGTGCAGTGGGGCCAGGATGGCGAGCACCCCGCGCCATATGAAGTGTCGCAATGTGACTATTGGTACAAGTGGTACGTCCAAAACAAAAGCCCGTACCTGTATATGGCCATGGACTGGTACAAGAACTTGCAGAAACGGTCGGAGACCGCGTTATCGACGTACGTTTCCACCGCCGGAATTCCGCTGGCGCCGGCCAACCCGACCGCTCCGTTCGGCGCGTTCGTCATCCCGGATCCCGCCGATGTTCCGGACGTTCCGGATATTCCGGACGTGTCCGTGCCCACCGATCCGTCGGCCAACATGCCGATGATGCCGACCATGCCGACGCTGCCGCCCGGGTTGGGCGGCACACCTCAAACACCGCCGACCCCGGACGCCCAGGCGCTGATGGACAAGGCGATGCAGAAACAAGGCCTGGCGAAGGGTGGCGCCGCAGGAATGAAGCCCGCGTCGGTCGGCGGGATGGGCGGAATGCCGAAGATGCCCCTGCAAGGCGCCACTGGCGACGGCGAAGCGTCGTCACGCCCGGCCGCGGCGGCGGCCCCGGGACCGGCCACCGCGGGCTTGGGCAAGGGAGTGCCCGGCGCCGGCGGAGCGGGCGGCGGGATGGGCGGGATGCCGATGGGCGGGCACGGCGATAAGGGCGGCGGTAAAGGCAAGCGCATCCCGGGGGCCGATGAGGACGCGCTCTACACCGAGGAGCGGGCGTGGACCGAAGGCGTCATCGGTAATCGTCCGCGCAAGGGCCCGGCCGAAAAGCAATGA
- the eccD gene encoding type VII secretion integral membrane protein EccD, whose protein sequence is MSAPSATDSAAGAGASAAPAAAGAAAPAKPSTTRVTILTGRRMTDVVLPSAAPIETYIDDTVAVLAEILGETPADVLAGFDFAAQGAWTFARPGAPPLQADQSLDDAVVVDGSLLTLVSVSRTERYRPLVEDVIDAIAVLDESPEFDRAALNRFVGVAIPVVTMAMTGIGAVAWVANGHHLWWPIGLGTAGLIVLIGSWAANRFYRNPNLSESLLATAFPLIVVAVAMAIPRPRGMTSSFGPPQLAAGAATVLFLTLITRGGPRHRTELASFAAITSITLTAAAFAYGYGWQQWVPALAIVFGLFTVTNAAKLTVVFARIALPPIPAAGETVEHEELLDPVAGQETPEDKETRTWQAIIASVPHSAARLNERSQVAKELLTGFITAGTLVLVAGVIGILVRGHFFVHSLVVAGLVTMMCAFRSRLYAQPWCAWSLLAATVAIPIGVTIRLSIWYPQSARWFVVVLLVASVVALSVVGAAAGIRRITPVMKRSLELFDGAVVAAILPLLLWITGVYDTVRNIQF, encoded by the coding sequence TTGAGCGCGCCCTCCGCCACTGATTCTGCTGCCGGTGCGGGAGCGTCAGCCGCTCCGGCGGCCGCGGGCGCGGCCGCCCCCGCCAAGCCGTCGACCACCCGGGTAACGATCCTCACGGGCCGACGGATGACCGATGTCGTGCTGCCGTCGGCGGCGCCGATAGAAACCTATATCGACGACACCGTCGCGGTGCTGGCCGAGATCCTCGGAGAAACACCGGCGGACGTTCTCGCCGGTTTCGACTTCGCCGCGCAGGGCGCGTGGACGTTCGCCCGCCCAGGCGCCCCACCGCTGCAAGCCGACCAATCGCTGGATGACGCGGTCGTCGTCGACGGGTCGCTGCTGACCCTGGTGTCGGTGAGCCGCACCGAGCGGTACCGCCCGCTCGTCGAGGACGTGATCGACGCGATCGCGGTGCTTGACGAATCACCGGAGTTCGACCGTGCGGCATTGAATCGTTTTGTCGGGGTGGCAATTCCGGTCGTGACGATGGCAATGACCGGAATCGGGGCCGTGGCGTGGGTGGCAAACGGACACCACCTGTGGTGGCCGATCGGGTTGGGCACCGCGGGACTGATTGTCCTGATCGGCAGCTGGGCCGCGAACAGGTTCTACCGCAATCCGAACCTGTCGGAGAGCCTGCTGGCGACGGCGTTCCCGTTGATCGTGGTGGCCGTCGCGATGGCCATCCCGCGGCCACGCGGAATGACGAGTTCGTTTGGGCCACCGCAGCTCGCCGCCGGCGCCGCGACCGTGCTGTTCTTGACATTGATCACCCGTGGCGGCCCCCGCCACCGGACCGAGCTTGCGTCGTTCGCCGCGATCACGTCGATCACGCTCACTGCCGCCGCCTTCGCGTACGGATACGGCTGGCAGCAATGGGTGCCGGCCCTGGCGATCGTGTTCGGTTTGTTCACCGTGACGAACGCGGCCAAGTTGACCGTCGTCTTCGCACGAATCGCCCTGCCTCCCATCCCGGCTGCGGGCGAGACCGTCGAGCACGAGGAATTGCTCGATCCCGTTGCGGGCCAAGAGACCCCCGAAGACAAAGAGACGCGGACCTGGCAGGCCATCATCGCGTCGGTACCCCACTCCGCCGCACGACTCAACGAACGCAGCCAGGTGGCCAAGGAGCTGCTCACCGGTTTCATCACGGCCGGCACCCTGGTCCTGGTAGCCGGTGTGATCGGGATCCTGGTGCGGGGACACTTCTTCGTGCACAGCCTGGTGGTGGCCGGTCTGGTCACGATGATGTGCGCATTCAGGTCGCGTCTCTACGCCCAGCCCTGGTGCGCCTGGTCGTTGCTGGCGGCCACCGTTGCCATCCCGATCGGGGTGACCATCCGGTTGAGCATCTGGTACCCGCAGAGCGCCCGCTGGTTCGTGGTCGTGCTGTTGGTGGCATCCGTGGTCGCACTGTCCGTAGTGGGCGCGGCGGCCGGGATTCGCCGTATTACGCCGGTGATGAAGCGGTCTTTGGAATTGTTCGACGGCGCGGTGGTCGCCGCGATCCTTCCCCTGCTGCTCTGGATAACCGGCGTCTACGACACTGTCCGCAACATCCAATTCTGA